In a single window of the Abditibacteriota bacterium genome:
- a CDS encoding polysaccharide biosynthesis/export family protein yields the protein MHKSIKMLFAALAALLLFPGMLFGYNVGADDVLSITVVGMDDISGNYRVSPDGTVSFPMAGEIVAKGKTLEEIKAELTDKLSKRLKNPEIYVNIETPTNDNVFVIGPFSKSGVYTFKTGMGLAEIVARAASVEKLDEFQSAGDIFVEVKSTDGSLYKTPYDDVLSSDYLLKNGDIIRIDMENAVNVNVIGSVKNQGFKRLAGKTGNLVTAIAAAGGFAETADIAHVKVYAPDGSLKIADFTQTVLAGGEGAALENIVLADNSTIIVPEYNLGITVVGWVKKPGFFRIKPGETYRLTEAIAMAGGGVENMARYNEIAVIGPKGTEEDTKVYNYNKYVKLQDMTQNPFVRPGDVVFVPCTRAIDWKTVISTLSNVVRTVRDVDDVLD from the coding sequence ATGCACAAATCAATCAAAATGCTTTTTGCGGCGCTGGCGGCGTTGCTGCTGTTCCCGGGTATGCTGTTTGGCTACAACGTGGGAGCAGACGACGTGCTCAGCATCACGGTCGTGGGAATGGATGATATCTCGGGCAACTACAGAGTGTCTCCCGACGGCACCGTCTCTTTTCCCATGGCAGGCGAGATCGTGGCTAAGGGCAAGACTCTCGAGGAGATCAAGGCGGAGCTGACAGACAAGCTGTCCAAGCGCCTGAAGAACCCGGAGATCTACGTCAACATAGAGACCCCCACCAACGACAACGTATTTGTCATAGGCCCCTTTTCCAAGAGCGGCGTATATACCTTCAAGACCGGTATGGGCCTGGCCGAGATAGTGGCCCGGGCTGCCTCAGTGGAAAAGCTGGACGAGTTCCAGAGCGCCGGCGACATCTTTGTGGAGGTCAAGTCCACGGACGGCTCGTTGTATAAGACCCCCTATGACGACGTGCTTTCCAGCGACTATCTGCTGAAGAACGGCGACATCATCCGCATAGATATGGAGAACGCCGTCAACGTCAACGTGATCGGCTCCGTGAAGAACCAGGGCTTCAAGAGACTGGCCGGCAAGACCGGCAACCTGGTCACCGCCATAGCCGCTGCCGGCGGCTTTGCCGAGACTGCGGACATAGCCCACGTCAAGGTGTACGCCCCCGACGGCTCCCTGAAGATAGCGGACTTCACTCAGACAGTGCTTGCCGGCGGCGAAGGCGCCGCCCTGGAGAACATAGTCCTGGCGGACAACTCCACCATCATAGTGCCCGAGTACAATCTGGGCATCACCGTGGTGGGCTGGGTGAAGAAGCCGGGCTTCTTCAGGATCAAGCCGGGCGAGACCTACAGGCTCACCGAGGCTATAGCCATGGCAGGCGGCGGCGTGGAGAACATGGCCCGCTACAACGAGATAGCCGTCATCGGCCCCAAGGGCACCGAGGAAGACACCAAGGTGTACAACTACAACAAATACGTCAAGCTCCAGGATATGACCCAGAACCCCTTCGTCCGTCCGGGCGACGTGGTATTCGTCCCCTGCACCAGAGCCATTGATTGGAAGACGGTCATAAGCACTCTGAGCAACGTGGTCAGGACTGTAAGAGACGTGGATGACGTTCTGGATTAA
- a CDS encoding uroporphyrinogen decarboxylase family protein, which yields MTSLERVAAALSHQEPDRVPVYPITSGVSRLLTGISYYDFANDARKSADAMIAVTKELDLDIICTLTDLSVEAEDFGQKLDYPETEAAHPVMNERLVTCTEDYYKIEPIDVRKARRMNVHLDLCDILSREMGKEYPIVAFVFGPLGITSMLRDQASMYMDIIDDPDAVKHAVGAITETLIQYCDMLIERGVHAIMFDTLFSSASIMRKSMWMEFEGWAVERLAKHVHDKGCMVMIHNCGNGIYFDAQIETMKPEGISFLHAPDDCKDLAECKAKYGDVTTLIGCVPPTWLPSATYEEVVEESKKEIDLMAKGGGFVLATGCEYPANLDLSAARAMVETAKTYGVYRK from the coding sequence ATGACTTCATTGGAAAGAGTGGCCGCTGCCCTGAGCCATCAGGAGCCGGACAGAGTGCCCGTATATCCCATCACCAGCGGCGTTTCCAGGCTGCTGACAGGCATATCCTACTACGATTTTGCCAACGACGCCCGCAAGAGCGCCGACGCTATGATAGCGGTGACCAAGGAGCTGGATCTGGACATCATATGCACACTCACCGACCTGTCGGTGGAGGCGGAGGACTTTGGGCAGAAGCTGGACTATCCCGAGACGGAGGCAGCCCATCCGGTGATGAACGAGAGGCTGGTCACCTGCACCGAGGACTACTACAAGATCGAGCCCATCGACGTGAGGAAGGCCCGCCGGATGAACGTGCATCTGGACCTGTGCGACATACTCAGCCGGGAGATGGGCAAGGAGTATCCCATAGTGGCCTTTGTGTTCGGGCCCCTGGGCATCACCAGCATGCTGAGGGACCAGGCGTCCATGTATATGGACATCATAGACGACCCCGACGCGGTGAAGCACGCTGTGGGGGCCATCACCGAGACTCTGATACAATACTGCGACATGCTCATAGAGAGAGGCGTCCACGCCATCATGTTTGACACCCTCTTTTCCTCCGCTTCCATCATGCGCAAGAGCATGTGGATGGAGTTTGAGGGCTGGGCCGTGGAGCGGCTGGCAAAGCACGTCCACGACAAGGGCTGCATGGTCATGATACACAATTGCGGCAACGGCATCTATTTTGACGCGCAGATAGAGACCATGAAGCCGGAGGGCATCAGCTTTCTCCACGCTCCCGACGACTGCAAGGACCTGGCGGAGTGCAAGGCCAAATACGGAGACGTGACCACCCTCATAGGCTGCGTGCCTCCCACCTGGCTGCCTTCAGCCACCTATGAAGAAGTGGTGGAGGAGTCCAAAAAGGAGATAGACCTCATGGCCAAGGGCGGCGGCTTCGTGCTGGCCACGGGCTGCGAGTATCCCGCCAATCTGGACCTGTCGGCTGCCAGAGCCATGGTGGAGACCGCCAAGACCTACGGCGTATATCGCAAATGA
- a CDS encoding DUF1385 domain-containing protein encodes MSEDANKKPAYGGQAVIEGVMMRGRSHFAIACRRANGEIRTTLEPVQNYLGGIGSYRTPFVRGVIALIDSMYLGMKSLFWSSDIAMTDQMEEEARQREEELAGSGDRELSPKEAKRRERLLREQQKAKSQLDSAQGKANGILIGASAFVGMAVAVALFMLVPIYLSGFVTNTLLRIPSANKWAFSLVEGFFKLLIFFLYVYSISFMPDVRRIFSYHGAEHKTINAFEAGEELTPDRVRGYSRIHTRCGTSFILIVIAVTIIVFCFVPNENKLLRFALKLLALPLVAGISYEIIKLSARFPCSVFTRVFLSPGLLMQRITTREPEDAMLECAIASLKLVVDKDREEAEGAGGEAAADGGGPEDAPAEAGSGGADT; translated from the coding sequence ATGTCGGAAGACGCCAACAAAAAGCCAGCCTACGGCGGACAGGCAGTCATAGAAGGGGTGATGATGAGAGGCAGATCTCATTTCGCCATAGCCTGCAGACGCGCAAACGGAGAGATCAGGACCACCCTGGAGCCGGTGCAGAACTATCTGGGAGGCATCGGCAGCTACCGCACTCCCTTTGTGCGGGGCGTCATCGCCCTCATAGACAGCATGTATCTGGGCATGAAGAGCCTCTTCTGGTCCAGCGATATAGCCATGACGGACCAGATGGAGGAGGAAGCCCGGCAGCGGGAAGAGGAGCTGGCAGGCTCCGGCGACCGGGAGCTGTCTCCCAAAGAAGCCAAAAGGAGAGAGCGCCTGCTCCGGGAGCAGCAAAAGGCCAAGAGCCAGCTGGACAGCGCCCAGGGCAAGGCCAACGGCATCCTCATAGGCGCCTCGGCCTTTGTGGGCATGGCGGTGGCTGTGGCCCTCTTTATGCTGGTGCCCATATACCTCAGCGGCTTTGTGACCAACACCCTGCTGCGCATACCTTCCGCCAACAAGTGGGCCTTTTCTCTGGTGGAGGGCTTTTTCAAGCTGCTGATATTCTTTCTCTACGTGTACAGCATCTCCTTTATGCCGGACGTGAGGAGGATATTTTCCTATCACGGAGCGGAGCACAAGACCATCAACGCCTTCGAGGCCGGGGAGGAGCTGACCCCCGACAGGGTCCGGGGCTACTCCCGCATACACACCCGCTGCGGCACCAGCTTCATACTCATAGTCATAGCGGTGACCATCATAGTATTTTGCTTCGTCCCCAACGAAAACAAGCTGCTGCGGTTCGCCCTCAAGCTGCTGGCCCTGCCTTTGGTGGCCGGCATCTCCTATGAGATCATCAAGCTGTCGGCCAGATTCCCCTGCTCGGTGTTTACACGGGTGTTTTTGTCCCCGGGCCTGCTGATGCAGCGTATCACCACCCGGGAGCCGGAGGACGCCATGCTGGAGTGCGCCATAGCCTCCCTGAAGCTGGTGGTGGACAAGGACAGGGAAGAAGCCGAAGGAGCCGGCGGGGAGGCAGCAGCTGACGGCGGCGGCCCGGAAGACGCCCCGGCGGAAGCCGGCAGCGGAGGCGCGGACACATGA
- the secD gene encoding protein translocase subunit SecD, with product MSKYNKLALVILVLVVAAAWICYTAFSGASDNIKIRKGLDIAGGMRVVLQADQKSADWPKTDVQAQRDLMDKATATIEKRIGGLKGVSEGKAFIQGADKIVVEIPGIKDSDKALDTISNTAQLEFYYLKDVQSASNPGGRWKISDGGQDEYVFSDGETEIYSGDKDRIMKEVVGAPANKPILTGKDLMPNSKQAISNKTQPVVEVQFNKEGRVIFKEFTKKHVGDTLAIFLNKELLTAPTINEPILNGEAQISGFKDLEEAKNLANLLNSGALPISFEVGSQESVDPTIGGDAFSKTVKAGAIGLLVVILFMIFIYRLPGFIASIALCIYTMLVIAIFAALGVTMSLSGIGALIISIGMAVDANILIFERLKEELKAGRTLSSAIDTGFKRAFTAILDSNVSTCITCLLLIQFGSPAVQSFAVTLLVGTLVSMFSAITVTRTLLHLTVNFEGLQKPELFCVSADKPNTPFNFVFVDNRTVYYVISGVVMACCIAALLVWKLNPGIEFKPGTELKVSFTQPIASVQDIRSIVDGLYEKNQVQLANGSKTAIIKVTGKDQPNISTKDQDALVAALNDKYEVARTTEDGKPIADQANSVNPSVSKELIHNALIAVFFACIAIILYLAIRFAIGGALDGVKYGVCAVIALIHDALFVMGLFAILGKFLGWQVNSLFVTAVLTVIGVSVNDTIVSFDRIRENLRHRLKGENFSQLVNRSLNQTLTRSIYTSVTTLLTITSLIIFGGLMLRQFYWTIFAGLTVGTYSSIFLASQLVVSWYNAGLSKKDRALNRVVVKDKEGKVLVSAPRQEETPAAETEEEAAPAAAPDKAPAAKAKKKTTGRKRRF from the coding sequence ATGTCAAAGTATAACAAGTTAGCATTAGTCATTCTCGTGCTGGTCGTGGCGGCAGCGTGGATCTGCTATACGGCCTTCAGCGGCGCCAGCGACAACATCAAGATCAGAAAGGGTCTGGATATCGCCGGCGGTATGAGAGTCGTCCTGCAGGCCGACCAGAAGTCCGCAGACTGGCCCAAGACCGACGTGCAGGCCCAGCGCGACCTGATGGACAAGGCCACCGCCACCATCGAAAAGAGGATCGGCGGTCTGAAGGGCGTCAGCGAAGGCAAGGCCTTCATACAGGGCGCCGACAAGATAGTGGTGGAGATCCCCGGCATCAAGGACTCCGACAAGGCCCTGGACACCATCAGCAACACGGCCCAGCTGGAATTCTATTACCTGAAGGACGTGCAGAGCGCCTCCAACCCCGGCGGCAGATGGAAGATCTCCGACGGCGGTCAGGATGAATACGTCTTCTCCGACGGCGAGACCGAGATATATTCCGGCGACAAGGACCGGATCATGAAGGAAGTGGTGGGCGCCCCCGCCAACAAGCCCATCCTCACAGGCAAGGACCTGATGCCCAACTCCAAGCAGGCCATCAGCAACAAGACCCAGCCCGTGGTGGAGGTGCAGTTCAACAAGGAAGGCCGCGTGATCTTCAAGGAGTTCACCAAGAAGCACGTAGGCGACACCCTGGCCATCTTCCTCAACAAGGAGCTGCTCACCGCTCCCACCATCAACGAGCCCATTCTCAACGGCGAGGCCCAGATATCCGGCTTCAAGGATCTGGAGGAAGCCAAGAATCTTGCCAATCTCCTCAACAGCGGCGCTCTCCCTATTTCCTTTGAAGTAGGTTCGCAGGAAAGCGTGGACCCCACCATCGGCGGCGACGCCTTCAGCAAGACCGTCAAGGCGGGCGCTATCGGCCTTCTCGTCGTTATTCTGTTCATGATCTTCATATACAGGCTGCCCGGCTTCATCGCCTCCATCGCCCTGTGTATATATACCATGCTGGTCATCGCCATATTTGCCGCTCTGGGAGTAACCATGTCCCTGTCCGGCATCGGCGCTCTGATCATATCCATCGGTATGGCGGTGGACGCCAACATCCTCATATTTGAGCGTCTGAAGGAAGAGCTGAAGGCGGGCCGGACCCTGTCCTCCGCCATCGACACCGGCTTCAAGAGAGCCTTCACCGCTATCCTGGACTCCAACGTGAGTACCTGTATCACCTGTCTGCTGCTGATCCAGTTCGGCAGCCCCGCAGTCCAGAGCTTCGCAGTGACCCTGCTGGTGGGTACTCTGGTATCCATGTTCAGCGCCATCACCGTGACCCGCACCCTGCTGCACCTGACGGTGAACTTCGAAGGCCTGCAGAAGCCCGAGCTCTTCTGCGTGTCCGCCGACAAGCCCAATACCCCCTTCAACTTCGTGTTCGTGGACAACAGGACCGTCTACTACGTCATTTCCGGCGTAGTCATGGCCTGCTGCATCGCCGCCCTTCTGGTCTGGAAGCTGAACCCCGGCATCGAGTTCAAGCCGGGCACCGAGCTGAAGGTCTCCTTCACTCAGCCCATCGCTTCCGTGCAGGATATCCGGAGCATAGTTGACGGCCTCTACGAAAAGAACCAGGTCCAGCTGGCCAACGGCTCTAAGACAGCCATCATCAAGGTCACCGGCAAGGACCAGCCCAACATCAGCACCAAGGATCAGGACGCTCTGGTGGCCGCCCTCAACGACAAGTATGAGGTGGCCAGGACCACCGAAGACGGCAAGCCCATCGCGGACCAGGCCAACTCGGTGAATCCCTCCGTATCCAAGGAGCTGATCCACAACGCCCTTATAGCCGTGTTCTTTGCGTGTATAGCCATCATCCTCTACCTGGCCATCAGATTTGCCATAGGCGGAGCGCTGGACGGCGTGAAATACGGCGTGTGCGCCGTCATCGCCCTGATACACGACGCCCTCTTTGTCATGGGCCTCTTTGCCATCCTGGGCAAGTTCCTGGGCTGGCAGGTCAACAGCCTGTTCGTGACCGCCGTCCTGACGGTCATCGGTGTGTCGGTCAACGACACCATCGTCAGCTTTGACAGGATCAGAGAGAACCTGCGCCACAGACTGAAGGGCGAGAACTTCAGCCAACTGGTCAACAGAAGTCTGAACCAGACCCTCACCCGGTCCATCTACACCTCTGTGACCACCCTGCTGACCATCACCTCCCTGATCATCTTCGGAGGCCTGATGCTGAGACAGTTCTACTGGACCATATTCGCCGGTCTGACAGTAGGTACCTACTCCTCCATCTTCCTGGCTTCGCAGCTGGTAGTCAGCTGGTACAACGCCGGCCTTTCCAAGAAGGACAGAGCCCTCAACAGAGTGGTGGTCAAGGACAAGGAAGGCAAGGTGCTGGTGTCCGCTCCCAGGCAGGAAGAGACCCCCGCAGCCGAGACCGAGGAAGAAGCTGCTCCCGCAGCGGCTCCGGACAAGGCGCCGGCGGCCAAGGCCAAGAAAAAGACCACAGGCCGCAAGAGAAGATTCTAA
- the recJ gene encoding single-stranded-DNA-specific exonuclease RecJ — MRYKLKPFPDREAIDRLAGEASVNPVTAALLLQRGVKTGAEAREFFRPRTGGDPLLLPDIDKAAAILDEALSRGWGVMIFGDYDVDGQTATAILSKALSGLGFRVGFRLPDRLNSGYDVTPAQVREIAAEGWQVLLTCDCGSRASEAVKTAKELGMKVIVTDHHELGADAAAPHALINPHRPDSRYPYEFLCGAGVAYRFIHGLLLRRGIDPRGFLRKYADLVCLGTVADSVPLTGENRYLVKEGLEYVKQPVSRRIGIKTLIERGKPEEVTAKYLSFFVIPQLNSASRMGETEKAFRLLTETDPARLEEQLADLSELNNRRKKEEEEGYGKAALDVYKGGMDKDDVIVVKGSWLHSLSGNIASRLCKTFNRPVIAIGESRENGVCIGSARNNDMVDILSLLEDCAGLLERYGGHKAAGGITIREDNIPAFRSRINEACRRRYPEGPSEAAEAVDLQIGSSCFAPGRIMPLCEELERMEPFGEANRRPVFLTKNVLVEGAEVFGKTKKHLRLRLGEKPCSIEAILWNRGEELYSFSKGMRINVIYSPELHSFREKTARLIVTDWAPGS, encoded by the coding sequence TTGAGATACAAGCTGAAACCGTTTCCCGACAGAGAGGCCATAGACCGCCTCGCCGGAGAGGCCTCCGTCAATCCCGTGACCGCCGCCCTGCTGCTGCAGAGAGGCGTGAAGACAGGGGCGGAGGCCCGGGAGTTCTTTCGCCCCCGGACCGGCGGAGACCCCCTGCTGCTGCCGGACATAGACAAGGCGGCTGCCATACTGGACGAAGCCCTCTCCCGGGGCTGGGGAGTGATGATATTCGGGGACTACGACGTGGACGGCCAGACAGCCACCGCCATCCTCAGCAAGGCCCTGTCGGGCCTGGGCTTCAGGGTGGGCTTCAGGCTGCCGGACAGGCTCAACTCCGGCTATGACGTGACCCCCGCCCAGGTCAGGGAGATAGCCGCCGAGGGCTGGCAGGTGCTCCTCACCTGCGACTGCGGCTCCAGAGCCTCCGAGGCGGTGAAGACCGCCAAAGAGCTGGGCATGAAGGTCATAGTCACGGACCACCACGAGCTGGGCGCCGACGCGGCCGCTCCCCACGCCCTCATCAACCCCCACCGGCCGGACTCCCGCTACCCCTATGAATTTCTCTGCGGCGCAGGAGTGGCCTACCGCTTCATCCACGGCCTGCTGCTACGCCGGGGCATTGACCCCAGGGGCTTTCTGCGGAAATACGCGGACCTGGTGTGTCTGGGCACGGTGGCGGACTCGGTGCCCCTCACCGGCGAAAACAGATATCTGGTGAAAGAGGGCCTGGAATACGTGAAGCAGCCCGTGTCCCGGCGCATAGGCATCAAGACCCTCATAGAGCGGGGCAAGCCGGAGGAGGTCACGGCCAAATATCTGTCCTTCTTCGTCATACCCCAGCTGAACTCCGCCAGCCGCATGGGCGAGACGGAAAAGGCCTTCCGCCTGCTCACCGAGACGGACCCGGCCCGGCTGGAAGAGCAGCTCGCGGACCTCAGCGAGCTGAACAACCGGCGGAAAAAGGAAGAGGAAGAGGGCTACGGCAAGGCCGCTCTGGACGTGTATAAGGGGGGCATGGACAAGGACGACGTCATAGTGGTCAAGGGCTCCTGGCTCCACTCCCTGTCCGGCAACATAGCCTCCCGCCTCTGCAAGACCTTCAACCGTCCTGTGATAGCCATAGGCGAGAGCCGGGAAAACGGCGTGTGCATAGGCAGCGCCCGAAACAACGACATGGTGGACATACTCTCCCTGCTGGAGGACTGCGCCGGCCTGCTGGAGCGCTACGGGGGCCACAAGGCCGCCGGAGGCATCACGATCCGGGAGGACAACATCCCCGCCTTCAGGAGCAGGATCAACGAGGCCTGCCGCCGCCGGTATCCGGAGGGGCCCTCCGAAGCGGCGGAAGCGGTGGACCTGCAGATAGGCAGCAGCTGCTTTGCCCCGGGGCGCATCATGCCCCTGTGCGAGGAGCTGGAGCGGATGGAGCCCTTCGGAGAAGCCAACAGAAGGCCCGTGTTTCTCACGAAAAACGTGCTCGTAGAAGGGGCTGAGGTATTCGGCAAGACCAAAAAGCACCTCAGGCTGCGGCTGGGAGAAAAGCCCTGCAGCATAGAGGCTATATTGTGGAACAGAGGAGAAGAGCTGTACTCTTTCAGCAAGGGCATGCGGATAAACGTCATCTACTCCCCGGAGCTGCACAGCTTCAGGGAAAAAACGGCCCGCCTCATAGTGACAGACTGGGCGCCCGGGTCCTGA
- a CDS encoding polysaccharide biosynthesis tyrosine autokinase, producing MSNEPSNEKKYGKDNIIVDSKSDEFVFMDFWDIFLRRWPVVLIFLVAFIVLGIYRVGRQPVKYESSCKVVMKQASRGASYDLSMLSNLQALTSGKSLSANIEAIKDYGTLKQAFEELTDEEKQKGFNSLTCPPNLASVENATDADYVIIKVKCLDPEVAAKTANNIANVYFARDIELQRKFTKQAISHVEDEMNNISKDLIGVRKELASYKKETGIYLPEDGRDIAMLLERRSGVDAELEKAKIELESAKASLAALEATSKAEPEKEVTSANQTNPTAAAILTRIDNLTTQKNELLQKFQPDSPEVTAIDEQIKFEEKKLADTRNSYVESSRTYADNPVKTSLKTEKNKLVASIAELTQRVATLTALDSKKDAEAAVLPDKMDKFLELSERYKILQNTMAQLTQNYYTLSINAETNLNSGYILSEAIPNFRPVEPSVRKNVAIFFLLGLIFGLMAAYVVDNLDNAIHDDETVNKITTLPCLGRIPLVELAPGERAQLGMSKKDQLLEPFRIFRNNVLFSHYESNDKVLAITGPDAKMGKSTISVNLAIVLALDGKKVLLVDADLRKPNIARWFGLKNNIGYSNLVKGLCTYEEAIRESGIPGLSLLTTGPLPPNPAEFLSSKANIEVLEKLKTMFDYIIYDTSPCTFISDSQIVATYVDGMIMTVTCKQTKRNSLKFALDAMKTVNAPLVGYVLNKLPMTKRGYYSKYYYYSSYSSYTDEDSRKKK from the coding sequence ATGAGCAACGAACCCTCAAACGAGAAAAAATACGGCAAAGACAATATCATAGTAGATTCCAAGTCCGACGAATTCGTCTTCATGGACTTTTGGGATATATTCCTGAGACGGTGGCCGGTGGTCCTCATATTCCTGGTAGCGTTCATAGTGCTGGGTATCTACAGAGTAGGCCGCCAGCCGGTCAAATACGAGAGCTCCTGTAAGGTGGTGATGAAGCAGGCGTCCAGAGGCGCCAGCTACGACCTGTCCATGCTGTCCAACCTGCAGGCCCTCACCAGCGGCAAGTCCCTGTCCGCCAATATCGAAGCCATCAAGGACTACGGCACCCTGAAGCAGGCCTTTGAGGAGCTGACGGATGAGGAGAAGCAAAAGGGCTTCAATTCTCTCACCTGTCCTCCCAACCTGGCTTCCGTGGAGAACGCCACCGACGCCGACTACGTCATCATCAAGGTGAAGTGTCTGGATCCGGAAGTGGCCGCCAAGACTGCCAACAACATTGCCAACGTGTATTTTGCCAGAGACATAGAGCTGCAGCGCAAGTTCACCAAGCAGGCCATCAGCCACGTGGAGGACGAGATGAACAACATCTCCAAGGACCTCATAGGCGTGAGAAAAGAGCTGGCCAGCTACAAGAAGGAGACAGGCATCTATCTGCCCGAGGACGGCAGGGATATAGCCATGCTGCTGGAGCGCCGCTCCGGCGTGGACGCGGAGCTGGAAAAGGCGAAGATAGAGCTGGAGAGCGCCAAGGCATCTCTGGCGGCGCTGGAGGCCACCTCCAAGGCTGAGCCCGAAAAGGAAGTGACCAGCGCCAATCAGACCAACCCCACCGCTGCCGCTATACTTACCCGTATAGACAACCTGACCACCCAGAAGAACGAGCTGCTGCAGAAGTTCCAGCCGGATTCCCCCGAGGTCACGGCCATCGACGAGCAGATCAAGTTTGAAGAGAAAAAGCTGGCCGACACCCGCAACAGCTACGTGGAGAGCAGCCGCACCTATGCGGACAACCCCGTGAAGACCAGCCTGAAGACCGAGAAGAACAAGCTGGTGGCCAGCATTGCCGAGCTCACCCAGAGAGTGGCCACTCTCACCGCCCTGGACTCCAAAAAGGACGCCGAGGCCGCCGTGCTGCCCGACAAGATGGACAAGTTCCTGGAGCTCTCCGAAAGATACAAGATACTTCAGAACACCATGGCCCAGCTGACTCAGAACTACTACACTCTGAGCATCAACGCCGAGACCAACCTGAATTCGGGCTACATCCTCAGCGAGGCCATCCCCAACTTCCGCCCCGTGGAGCCCTCCGTCAGGAAGAACGTAGCTATCTTCTTCCTGCTGGGTCTCATCTTCGGCCTCATGGCCGCCTACGTGGTGGACAATCTGGACAACGCCATACATGACGACGAGACCGTCAACAAGATCACCACTCTGCCCTGTCTGGGCCGCATCCCTCTGGTGGAGCTGGCTCCCGGCGAGAGAGCCCAGCTGGGTATGAGCAAGAAGGACCAGCTGCTGGAGCCCTTCAGGATCTTCAGGAACAACGTGCTCTTCTCCCACTATGAGTCCAACGACAAGGTGCTGGCCATCACCGGCCCCGACGCCAAGATGGGCAAGAGTACCATATCCGTCAACCTGGCCATCGTATTGGCCCTGGACGGCAAGAAAGTGCTGCTGGTGGACGCCGACCTGCGAAAGCCCAACATCGCCCGCTGGTTCGGCCTGAAGAACAACATCGGCTACTCCAATCTGGTGAAGGGCCTCTGCACCTATGAGGAAGCCATCAGAGAGTCGGGTATCCCGGGCCTGAGCCTGCTGACCACCGGTCCTCTGCCTCCCAACCCCGCAGAGTTCCTGTCCAGCAAGGCCAACATCGAGGTGCTGGAGAAGCTGAAGACCATGTTCGACTACATCATCTACGACACCTCGCCCTGTACCTTCATTTCGGACTCGCAGATCGTGGCGACTTACGTGGACGGTATGATCATGACGGTGACCTGCAAGCAGACCAAGCGCAACAGCCTGAAGTTTGCTCTGGACGCCATGAAGACGGTAAACGCTCCTTTGGTAGGCTACGTGCTGAACAAGCTGCCTATGACAAAGAGAGGCTACTACTCCAAGTATTACTATTATTCTTCTTACAGCTCCTACACAGACGAGGACAGCCGGAAGAAAAAGTAA